The Polymorphobacter megasporae genome window below encodes:
- a CDS encoding dipeptidase, with translation MIDRRTFVAIGIAGLAEPALSHPRANTADLYNRAVVIDGNLVPPIEGVGALSAEAVIAIKSSGLTAVKADVDGSDTFDSANEMIRDFRSAIASNGALLAQIQEVADIRRCKELSKLGIIFSFENVGQLDGKVASIDHFRSLGVRVMQLSYNQASVFASGAMTPAVSSTGLTDLGRSAVDRMNKLGVTIDLSHSDARTTMDVLVASRSSPIISHAGCAAVNSHPRNKPDELLRGVAEKGGVVGIYDLPFLAPLNRQPTVTDYIGHLLHALNVCGEDHVGIGSDAMFAGFDTSPENMRGYLQVVADRKVRGIGALGEERPPFVIGMNTSRRAEVIADALTAKGLSARVIEKILGSNWVAAFERSWMPA, from the coding sequence ATGATCGACCGCCGAACATTCGTGGCCATCGGCATCGCTGGATTAGCCGAACCCGCTCTCTCCCATCCGCGGGCCAACACCGCGGACCTTTATAACAGGGCGGTCGTGATCGACGGTAATCTCGTGCCGCCGATCGAAGGCGTCGGCGCGCTATCAGCCGAAGCGGTGATCGCCATCAAGAGTTCGGGACTTACCGCCGTGAAGGCGGATGTTGACGGGTCGGACACCTTCGACAGCGCTAACGAGATGATCCGCGACTTCAGATCGGCGATCGCCAGCAATGGCGCGCTTCTAGCACAGATTCAGGAAGTGGCGGACATCCGCCGCTGCAAGGAGTTGAGCAAGCTCGGCATCATCTTCTCCTTCGAAAACGTCGGACAACTCGATGGCAAGGTCGCCAGCATCGACCATTTCCGCTCGCTTGGCGTGCGGGTCATGCAGCTGAGCTACAATCAGGCTTCGGTATTTGCCTCGGGCGCGATGACGCCGGCAGTCTCCAGCACCGGGCTGACCGACCTCGGTCGCAGCGCGGTCGATCGAATGAACAAGCTGGGCGTCACGATCGACCTGAGCCATTCTGATGCCAGGACGACGATGGATGTTCTCGTGGCTTCGCGGTCATCTCCGATTATATCGCATGCCGGCTGCGCCGCGGTTAATTCTCATCCACGCAACAAGCCCGACGAACTTTTGCGCGGCGTTGCCGAAAAAGGCGGCGTCGTTGGCATCTATGACCTGCCCTTTCTGGCACCACTCAATCGTCAGCCAACGGTTACCGACTATATCGGCCACCTGCTTCACGCGCTGAATGTGTGCGGCGAGGATCACGTCGGGATCGGCAGCGATGCGATGTTCGCGGGCTTCGACACTTCGCCCGAGAACATGCGCGGCTATTTGCAAGTCGTCGCCGATCGCAAGGTGCGCGGTATCGGAGCCCTTGGAGAGGAACGTCCGCCCTTCGTTATCGGCATGAACACGTCGCGTCGTGCGGAGGTGATCGCAGACGCCCTGACGGCTAAGGGTCTATCGGCGCGCGTGATCGAAAAGATATTGGGGAGCAACTGGGTGGCCGCGTTCGAACGGAGCTGGATGCCAGCCTGA
- a CDS encoding carbohydrate porin yields the protein MQSNEQMWELNYGVQATSWLLVRPGIQYVIRPGGFSNRPDAVVFAGHLQTVF from the coding sequence GTGCAATCGAATGAACAGATGTGGGAACTCAACTACGGTGTCCAGGCGACCTCGTGGCTGCTGGTTCGTCCCGGCATCCAGTATGTCATCCGCCCCGGGGGCTTTTCCAATCGACCCGACGCAGTCGTCTTTGCAGGGCATTTACAAACGGTGTTCTAA
- a CDS encoding TonB-dependent receptor, giving the protein MGLVALKASLLAASLVLPTIAAAEDIAAVDGSSTGDIVITAKRLDNARDAILPSLGASKYTFDRAAIVTQPQGQDRSLTGLLLQAPGVVQDSYGQLHVRNEHANVQYRINGVIVPESITGFGQTIDIRLADSISLLTGTLPAQYGYRTSGVINITTQTGAFDNGGDVGFYGGSRGTIEPSASIKGSSGGFNYFASASYLKNDLGIENPTSTRDAIHDRTDQFRGFAYVSQILSETSRLSAFGGAATGRFQIPNNPGQDPAFAVNRVSDFNSSLLNQNQHEYTYYGVLAYQYSADALSVQVAPFARYSRTTFTPDPSNGDIIFNGFSDRSRLSSLAYGVQTDASYKLSDRHTLRGGFFFQNERTRSSVTSLVLSTDGDGNQASDVPFPVTVPDRKNGQLYGVYLQDEWSITPQLTLNVGARFDAVHAFTTENQLSPRINLVYEPSKGTTFHAGYARDFTPPPQELIGTSTVAIFNGTTKQSEIQTADAVKAEREHYFDAGVVHTVLPGLTVGLDGYYKIKRNLLDEGQFGEAVVLSPFNYERGWAWGIELTTAYKSGPLSLYGNATRGQEKGRNIVSSQFFFAPDELAYIATHPINTDHSQRWTASGGASYAFDDGIGHLTPTADFIYGDGLRADDAAGIVPNGGKLPSYVQVNLGIEQAIDGPGVLKGLSVRFDVINVGDKSYAIRDGSGVGVGAPQFGQRRGFFGGIRKTF; this is encoded by the coding sequence ATGGGTCTTGTCGCGCTGAAGGCCTCCCTGCTGGCGGCTTCGCTAGTGTTGCCAACAATCGCTGCTGCCGAAGATATTGCGGCGGTCGACGGGTCTTCGACAGGTGATATCGTCATCACGGCCAAGCGGCTAGACAACGCACGCGATGCGATCCTGCCGAGCCTAGGCGCGAGCAAGTATACGTTCGACCGCGCAGCAATCGTTACGCAGCCGCAGGGACAGGATCGCAGCCTGACGGGTCTGCTCCTCCAGGCACCCGGCGTCGTGCAGGATAGCTATGGCCAGCTGCACGTTCGCAACGAACACGCCAACGTCCAATACCGCATCAACGGCGTCATCGTTCCCGAGAGCATCACCGGCTTCGGCCAGACTATCGATATCAGGCTCGCCGATTCGATCTCGCTGCTGACCGGCACTTTGCCGGCACAATATGGCTACCGGACGTCGGGCGTGATCAACATCACGACGCAGACCGGCGCTTTCGACAATGGCGGTGATGTGGGCTTCTACGGCGGTAGCCGCGGCACGATCGAGCCGAGCGCGTCGATCAAGGGGTCGAGCGGCGGCTTCAATTATTTCGCCAGCGCCAGCTATCTCAAGAACGACCTCGGCATCGAGAACCCGACTTCGACTCGCGACGCGATCCACGACCGTACCGACCAGTTCCGCGGCTTTGCCTATGTCTCTCAGATCCTGTCGGAGACCAGCCGATTGAGCGCCTTTGGTGGTGCCGCGACCGGCCGCTTCCAGATCCCCAACAACCCGGGGCAGGACCCCGCCTTCGCGGTCAATCGCGTATCGGACTTCAATTCGTCGTTGCTGAACCAGAACCAGCACGAATATACCTATTACGGCGTGCTGGCGTATCAGTACTCGGCTGACGCCTTATCAGTTCAGGTCGCGCCGTTCGCGCGCTATTCGAGGACAACCTTCACCCCCGATCCATCGAACGGCGACATCATCTTCAATGGTTTCTCCGACCGCTCGCGGCTGTCGAGCCTTGCCTATGGTGTCCAAACCGACGCCAGCTACAAGCTGTCCGACCGTCACACGCTACGCGGCGGCTTCTTTTTCCAGAACGAGCGCACGCGGTCGAGCGTCACGTCCCTGGTGCTATCGACCGATGGCGACGGCAATCAGGCGAGCGACGTGCCCTTCCCAGTCACCGTGCCGGATCGGAAGAATGGTCAGCTTTACGGAGTCTACCTCCAGGACGAATGGTCGATCACTCCTCAGCTCACGCTCAATGTCGGGGCGCGATTCGACGCGGTCCACGCCTTCACCACCGAAAACCAGCTCAGCCCGCGGATCAACCTCGTCTATGAGCCGAGCAAGGGAACGACATTCCACGCCGGTTACGCACGAGATTTTACGCCCCCGCCACAGGAACTGATCGGGACATCGACTGTCGCGATCTTCAACGGCACGACCAAACAATCCGAGATCCAGACCGCCGACGCCGTCAAAGCCGAGCGCGAGCACTACTTCGATGCCGGCGTCGTCCACACCGTCCTGCCGGGCCTGACGGTCGGATTGGACGGCTACTACAAGATCAAGCGCAACCTGCTCGACGAAGGGCAGTTTGGCGAAGCGGTCGTGTTGTCGCCGTTCAACTACGAGCGCGGCTGGGCATGGGGCATCGAGCTGACGACGGCGTACAAAAGTGGACCGCTCTCGCTCTACGGCAATGCCACCCGCGGGCAGGAGAAGGGTCGCAACATCGTCTCGAGCCAGTTCTTCTTCGCGCCCGACGAGCTGGCCTATATCGCAACCCATCCGATCAACACCGATCATTCGCAACGATGGACGGCGTCTGGGGGCGCTTCGTACGCGTTTGACGACGGCATCGGTCATCTTACGCCGACCGCCGACTTCATTTATGGAGACGGCCTGCGCGCCGACGACGCGGCGGGCATAGTGCCGAACGGCGGGAAGCTGCCTTCGTACGTCCAGGTCAATCTGGGCATTGAGCAGGCGATCGACGGTCCAGGCGTGCTCAAGGGCCTGTCTGTCCGGTTCGATGTCATCAATGTCGGCGACAAGAGCTACGCGATCCGCGACGGCTCGGGCGTCGGCGTCGGTGCTCCCCAGTTCGGTCAGCGCCGAGGCTTCTTTGGCGGCATTCGCAAGACATTTTGA
- the tnpA gene encoding IS66-like element accessory protein TnpA, whose product MMMSCDDAGSMGGRAARIEVFTGTRRRRPWSDDEKAQIVAESYAGNGITVCDVARRNDICPSQLFTWRRQLRRPVEPAEAPLFVPAIVEPEEVPSPLPATSAARSPRRRRSARRGSIPAPIEVSMDGISVRIGRGADATLIAAVLDALKGSR is encoded by the coding sequence ATGATGATGTCATGTGACGATGCTGGCTCGATGGGCGGTCGTGCGGCGCGGATCGAGGTTTTCACCGGCACGAGGCGGCGTCGGCCATGGTCCGATGATGAGAAGGCGCAGATCGTTGCCGAGAGCTATGCCGGCAACGGCATCACCGTCTGTGACGTGGCGCGTCGGAACGACATCTGCCCCAGCCAGCTGTTCACGTGGCGGCGGCAGCTGCGCCGCCCGGTGGAGCCCGCCGAAGCGCCATTGTTCGTGCCGGCGATCGTCGAGCCTGAAGAGGTTCCATCGCCGCTACCCGCAACATCGGCGGCCAGATCTCCGCGACGACGTCGGTCTGCGCGTCGCGGCAGTATCCCAGCCCCGATCGAGGTGAGCATGGACGGCATTTCGGTGCGGATCGGCCGCGGTGCCGATGCGACCCTGATCGCGGCGGTACTGGATGCGCTGAAGGGCAGCCGTTGA
- the tnpB gene encoding IS66 family insertion sequence element accessory protein TnpB (TnpB, as the term is used for proteins encoded by IS66 family insertion elements, is considered an accessory protein, since TnpC, encoded by a neighboring gene, is a DDE family transposase.) has protein sequence MLVATRPVDFRKGMDGLAALVTAQLGGDPFSGVVYVFRAKKADRVKLVWWDGTGLCLMAKKLEAGAFSWPSVHDGVMRLSAAQLAALVEGLDWRRVHQARRTRVPQIAG, from the coding sequence GTGCTGGTCGCCACGCGGCCGGTAGATTTCCGCAAGGGGATGGACGGCCTGGCAGCGCTGGTGACGGCCCAGCTCGGCGGCGATCCCTTCTCCGGCGTCGTCTATGTGTTCCGGGCCAAGAAGGCCGACCGGGTCAAGCTGGTTTGGTGGGACGGCACCGGCCTGTGCCTGATGGCCAAGAAGCTGGAAGCCGGCGCCTTTAGCTGGCCGTCTGTTCATGACGGCGTGATGCGGTTGTCCGCCGCCCAGCTCGCCGCACTCGTGGAAGGTCTGGACTGGCGCCGGGTGCATCAGGCCAGACGCACGAGAGTGCCGCAGATCGCCGGCTAA
- the tnpC gene encoding IS66 family transposase has product MLAVADLPDDPKVLRAMIVAAHAETARLMAKVEHATAEVARISAEAEQNAVVQAEADAEIARLNSIIAAFMRHRFGPRSEKLDDDQLELVLEDLGIALAKVEAKLDTISSPNARAEKQRCTNRGQLPAHLERVEQLIDVDSKQCACCGGDLHAIGEDVAERLDVVPAAFRVLVTRRPRYACRACDGQVVQAPAPPRIVEGGLPTDALVAQVLVSKYADHLPLYRQAQIYARQGVNLDRSTLADWTGRAAWWLTPLRDHLLAVLKRGPRLFADETTAPVLDPGRRRTKTGQIWAYARDDRPWGGTDPPAVAFIYAPDRKSERPLAHLAGFSGILQVDGYAGYNKLGRRNDVALAFCWAHARRKFFELARADASPTATEALQLIKALYAIEDEIRGKDAEARRALRQEKSKPIVDALFRLLTARLPLVSAKSKLAEAIRYATSRRTGLTLFVEDGRVEMDSNTVERTIRPIALNRKNALFAGSDDGGDNWAVIASLIETAKLNAVDPLAWLTDTLERLARGHSSQNLDQLMPWNFQA; this is encoded by the coding sequence ATGCTCGCCGTAGCTGATCTTCCCGACGATCCCAAGGTGCTCCGCGCCATGATCGTCGCCGCCCACGCCGAGACGGCGCGGCTCATGGCGAAGGTGGAGCACGCGACGGCGGAGGTCGCGCGCATTAGCGCCGAAGCTGAGCAGAACGCCGTCGTCCAGGCTGAAGCCGATGCCGAGATCGCTCGGCTGAACAGCATCATTGCCGCCTTCATGCGTCACCGGTTCGGTCCCCGCTCGGAGAAGCTTGACGACGACCAGCTCGAGCTGGTGCTCGAGGATCTCGGCATCGCCCTCGCCAAGGTGGAAGCGAAGCTGGATACGATCAGTTCACCCAACGCGCGCGCCGAGAAGCAGCGCTGTACCAACCGCGGCCAGCTGCCGGCGCATCTTGAACGCGTCGAGCAACTGATCGACGTCGACAGCAAGCAGTGTGCCTGCTGCGGCGGTGATCTCCATGCCATCGGCGAGGATGTGGCCGAACGCCTCGACGTGGTGCCGGCAGCTTTCCGGGTGCTGGTGACCCGCCGTCCGCGTTATGCGTGCCGTGCCTGCGACGGCCAGGTCGTGCAGGCGCCGGCACCGCCGCGGATCGTCGAAGGCGGGCTGCCGACCGACGCGCTGGTCGCGCAGGTGCTGGTCTCCAAGTACGCCGATCATCTGCCGCTCTACCGCCAGGCCCAGATCTACGCCCGTCAGGGCGTCAACCTTGACCGTTCGACATTGGCAGACTGGACCGGCCGCGCCGCCTGGTGGCTGACGCCGCTGCGGGATCACCTGCTTGCTGTCCTGAAGCGGGGACCAAGGCTGTTCGCCGACGAGACGACGGCACCGGTGCTCGATCCAGGACGACGACGCACCAAGACCGGGCAGATCTGGGCCTATGCCCGCGATGATCGACCATGGGGCGGCACCGATCCGCCGGCGGTGGCCTTCATCTACGCGCCCGACCGCAAGTCCGAGCGGCCACTGGCACATCTCGCCGGGTTCAGCGGCATCCTGCAGGTCGATGGCTATGCCGGTTACAACAAGCTCGGCCGCCGCAATGACGTGGCGCTCGCGTTCTGCTGGGCCCATGCGCGCCGCAAGTTCTTCGAGCTCGCCAGGGCCGACGCCTCACCAACGGCCACCGAGGCACTACAGCTGATCAAGGCGCTCTACGCCATCGAGGACGAGATCCGCGGGAAGGACGCCGAAGCCCGTCGCGCTTTGCGGCAAGAGAAGAGCAAGCCGATCGTCGACGCGCTGTTCCGACTGCTCACCGCCCGGCTCCCCCTGGTCAGCGCCAAGAGCAAGCTGGCCGAAGCGATCCGCTACGCTACCTCGCGACGGACCGGCCTGACGCTGTTCGTCGAAGACGGCCGCGTTGAGATGGACAGCAACACCGTCGAGCGGACCATCAGGCCCATTGCCCTTAACCGCAAGAACGCCCTGTTCGCCGGCTCCGACGACGGCGGCGACAACTGGGCCGTCATCGCCAGCCTCATCGAGACCGCCAAGCTCAACGCCGTCGATCCCCTCGCCTGGCTCACCGACACCCTCGAGCGCCTTGCCCGCGGACACTCCAGCCAGAACCTCGATCAGCTCATGCCGTGGAACTTCCAAGCCTGA
- a CDS encoding PEPxxWA-CTERM sorting domain-containing protein — MRLAHTLVATTLLAAAGTASAANLVVNGSFESTDVSGKSYFASHVTGWSGGSNLTFVDFPGTADDGSYLSVYGPFPTTSPVGGNFVEADGDPSYSGVISQSISGLTAGKSYTVSFYQAAGQQVGFTGPTTEQWSVSLGESTQLSSLYSLPQGAVGGWQKQTMTFVAGSTNELLSFLAVGTPGGAPPISFLDGVSLTASVPEPATWALMVSGFGLVGGVLRRRSIATTA; from the coding sequence ATGCGTTTGGCTCATACACTCGTTGCAACAACATTGCTTGCCGCCGCCGGGACCGCGTCGGCCGCCAATCTCGTGGTCAACGGCTCGTTCGAGTCCACCGACGTCAGCGGCAAGAGCTATTTCGCGTCACACGTCACCGGCTGGTCCGGCGGCAGCAACCTGACCTTCGTCGATTTTCCAGGCACAGCCGACGACGGCAGCTACCTCAGCGTCTACGGCCCGTTCCCGACGACCAGCCCGGTCGGCGGAAATTTCGTCGAGGCCGACGGCGACCCGAGTTATTCGGGTGTGATCTCCCAGTCGATCTCTGGTCTGACCGCGGGCAAATCGTACACCGTCAGCTTCTATCAGGCAGCAGGACAACAGGTCGGCTTTACCGGGCCGACGACCGAGCAATGGTCGGTGTCGCTGGGTGAGTCGACGCAATTGTCGAGCCTGTACTCACTGCCCCAGGGCGCAGTGGGCGGCTGGCAGAAGCAAACGATGACCTTTGTTGCGGGCTCGACCAACGAGCTTTTGTCGTTCCTCGCGGTCGGCACGCCCGGCGGTGCTCCGCCGATCTCGTTTCTCGACGGTGTATCGCTGACGGCGTCGGTTCCTGAGCCGGCGACCTGGGCGCTGATGGTCAGCGGCTTCGGTCTCGTCGGCGGCGTCCTGCGCCGGCGATCGATTGCGACCACCGCGTAA
- a CDS encoding TonB-dependent receptor, whose protein sequence is MFRYTLLAGAVMPCLVFSAPVAAEEAALSTFDIVVTATRSQVLLADVPASVSIVTSDQIEGTPARTIDDVLRRIPSVDLPIASTNEQHPTNTIVSMRGLSGIRSLVLLDGMPLNDAFFGYVQWSEVPLETIDRVEVVRGGGATLWGNYAMGGVINILTKPIDKTELEAEAVGGSRGTYRSDGHAAYAGSGFGIGIDAGINHSDGYVEQVESARGAITVPTSFTAHTLAASGNVDLTINLSARARVSYYENDQNFLTHLNTNEQRNWRYTGTLSWQPADMGLVDLTVFHINERFVTNNTGTPDGAGPNDAEYIQNSHHTHANDWGASLIWTKIFTGWLRSLSAGADYHGVRGSDDAGIFDAAGVRIRTDSGSGDQRFLGGFVQADVRPFDRLQLLFSLRYQDFYSYHGVDDTPGGLSGNLGGRHDSDVDPRLSIRYELPGGFALRGAAYRAFRAPTLDNLYRGASVPGYILYSNAALKPETLEGAEAGFDFNYGPIRFQTTAYISRISDFITYRYLDPATLPAGFGIGARLINAGTARSRGVEAELTWRPAPAIEATLAYTYADSVVTRNTEDPASIGVQQPGIPKHRISVGVDWTGPYGIKVSPRVRYVSRTNGDPDAIYRTDAHFVADLTASVPLRRGLEGFVQVENLFDRRYIGTNDGFTAALYGKPLTAAGGFRLKLD, encoded by the coding sequence ATGTTCCGTTACACCCTGCTGGCAGGGGCCGTCATGCCCTGCCTCGTGTTTTCTGCGCCGGTCGCCGCCGAGGAGGCAGCGCTTTCGACCTTCGATATCGTGGTCACGGCCACCCGATCCCAAGTGCTGCTCGCTGACGTCCCGGCCAGCGTGAGCATCGTAACCAGCGACCAGATCGAGGGCACGCCGGCGCGAACGATCGACGACGTACTGCGACGCATCCCCTCAGTCGACCTGCCGATCGCCAGCACCAACGAACAGCATCCGACGAACACCATCGTCTCGATGCGCGGCTTGAGCGGTATCCGTTCGCTCGTCCTGCTCGACGGCATGCCGCTCAACGATGCTTTCTTCGGCTACGTCCAGTGGAGCGAGGTGCCGCTGGAGACGATCGACCGCGTGGAGGTCGTCCGCGGCGGCGGTGCCACGCTGTGGGGCAACTACGCCATGGGGGGCGTCATCAACATTCTGACCAAGCCAATCGACAAGACCGAACTCGAGGCGGAGGCGGTCGGCGGCAGCCGCGGCACCTACCGGTCCGACGGGCACGCCGCCTATGCGGGCAGCGGCTTTGGTATCGGCATCGACGCCGGCATCAATCACAGCGATGGCTATGTCGAACAGGTGGAAAGCGCCCGCGGGGCCATCACCGTGCCAACCTCGTTTACGGCGCACACTCTTGCCGCATCGGGAAACGTGGACCTGACGATCAACCTCAGTGCCCGGGCACGGGTCAGCTATTACGAGAACGACCAGAATTTCCTCACCCACCTCAACACCAACGAACAGCGGAACTGGCGCTACACCGGTACGCTAAGCTGGCAGCCAGCAGACATGGGCTTGGTTGACCTGACCGTGTTCCACATCAATGAGCGGTTCGTCACGAACAACACAGGCACGCCCGACGGCGCCGGGCCGAACGACGCGGAATATATCCAGAACAGCCATCACACCCATGCCAACGACTGGGGTGCGTCGCTTATCTGGACCAAGATCTTTACCGGCTGGTTGCGCTCGCTGTCGGCAGGCGCGGATTATCACGGCGTCCGAGGCAGCGATGACGCCGGCATCTTCGACGCCGCCGGAGTGCGCATCCGCACCGACTCCGGCTCGGGCGACCAGCGCTTTCTCGGCGGCTTCGTTCAGGCCGACGTGCGGCCATTCGACCGACTGCAACTGCTTTTCAGCCTTCGCTACCAGGATTTTTACAGTTATCATGGCGTCGATGACACGCCGGGGGGGCTTAGCGGCAATCTCGGCGGGCGCCACGACAGTGATGTCGATCCTCGCTTGTCGATCCGCTACGAACTGCCCGGCGGCTTTGCCTTGCGGGGCGCCGCCTACCGGGCCTTTCGCGCGCCGACCCTCGACAATCTGTACCGGGGCGCGTCCGTTCCGGGCTACATACTGTACAGCAATGCCGCGTTGAAGCCCGAGACGCTTGAGGGCGCTGAAGCCGGCTTCGACTTCAACTACGGTCCGATCCGCTTCCAGACGACGGCGTACATCAGCCGCATCTCCGACTTTATTACCTATCGCTATCTCGATCCCGCCACGCTGCCAGCCGGGTTCGGCATCGGTGCCCGGCTCATCAACGCCGGCACGGCGCGCAGCCGCGGCGTCGAGGCGGAACTGACGTGGCGTCCCGCGCCGGCGATCGAAGCGACGCTCGCCTATACCTACGCGGACTCGGTCGTCACCCGGAACACCGAGGATCCGGCCAGCATCGGCGTCCAGCAGCCAGGGATACCAAAACATCGGATTAGCGTCGGCGTCGACTGGACCGGCCCCTATGGCATCAAGGTCTCTCCGCGCGTGCGCTATGTGTCGCGCACCAACGGCGATCCCGACGCGATCTACCGGACCGACGCGCACTTCGTCGCCGACCTTACCGCCAGCGTCCCGCTGAGGCGGGGCCTTGAGGGGTTCGTCCAGGTCGAGAACCTGTTCGACAGGCGCTACATCGGCACCAATGACGGCTTCACGGCCGCGCTCTATGGCAAGCCTCTGACGGCGGCGGGTGGCTTCCGGCTCAAGCTCGACTAA
- a CDS encoding TonB-dependent receptor, giving the protein MNRWLSTTASMVMAISGAAAAETASSADIPAAEIIVTGRAANLIGIAESSSEGTIGKIDLEDRPIQRIGELLEVIPGFIATQHSGGGKANQYFLRGFNLDHGTDFAQLIDGVPVNMRTHAHGQGFTDINFIIPEFVDAIDYAKGPYRADVGDFLTAGSAKFKTIDTAAPFVTGTGSIDGDYLRLLAGGSGKLGVGDLFIGGEFRYDNGPYDIPGNLKAFNILTKWTGPLGGGVLRASFDAYHVDFRSAEQVPERAIDSGLIGRLGYLDPYLGGKTTRIGANVNWIQDGATPITALAYAHYYKFKLISNFTYFLDDPIHGDEFEQRDSRFVIGGKVDKRFAFDAIVPVELLVGADTRNDLIAPVGLYHTEFGQIRSTVRQDRVDEESLGAFAEATIHPLPTVRVILGLRGDGYAFQVNSSIAANSGHATAGIVSPKAAIAWTPLEQLEFYANYGEGFHSNDGRGTTITINPQDGSPAGKVDALVKARGYEAGVRARPVDGLTLTATYWSLHFNSELQYDGDQGETSPNGPSQRHGYELSAFYKPADWLTVDGQYTRSYARSTDLPPGQDHIVNALESVISAGVVGHYRKASAAIRLRHFGPYPIIEDNSVRARPLTVVNARLGYDLGRITLAADLINALDAHDYEIEYYYVSRLMGEPLAGVADRHVKPIEPRQLRLSATVRF; this is encoded by the coding sequence ATGAACCGCTGGTTGAGTACGACGGCATCGATGGTAATGGCGATTTCGGGTGCTGCAGCTGCTGAGACGGCATCGAGCGCCGACATTCCGGCAGCCGAGATCATTGTCACCGGTCGCGCGGCAAACCTCATTGGGATCGCTGAGTCATCGTCTGAAGGTACCATCGGCAAAATCGATCTTGAGGATCGCCCGATTCAGCGGATCGGCGAGCTGCTCGAAGTTATCCCCGGGTTCATCGCCACGCAGCATTCCGGCGGCGGCAAGGCCAACCAGTATTTCCTGCGCGGCTTCAACCTCGACCACGGCACCGACTTCGCCCAGTTAATTGACGGCGTGCCGGTCAACATGCGGACCCACGCCCACGGCCAGGGCTTCACCGACATCAACTTCATCATCCCCGAGTTCGTCGACGCAATCGACTACGCTAAGGGGCCGTACCGCGCCGACGTCGGCGACTTCCTCACCGCCGGCTCCGCGAAGTTCAAGACGATCGACACCGCGGCGCCGTTCGTCACTGGCACCGGCAGTATCGACGGCGATTACCTGCGCCTGCTTGCCGGCGGCTCTGGCAAACTGGGCGTCGGCGATCTCTTCATTGGTGGCGAGTTTCGCTACGACAACGGCCCCTATGACATTCCCGGCAACCTCAAGGCGTTCAACATCCTGACGAAGTGGACCGGGCCGCTCGGAGGCGGCGTGCTACGCGCGAGCTTCGACGCCTACCACGTCGACTTCCGCTCGGCCGAGCAGGTACCCGAACGCGCGATCGATTCTGGTTTGATCGGGCGGCTCGGCTATCTTGACCCGTATCTAGGCGGCAAAACCACGCGCATCGGCGCAAACGTAAACTGGATCCAAGATGGCGCGACGCCGATCACAGCCCTCGCCTACGCGCATTATTATAAGTTCAAGCTGATCTCGAACTTCACCTATTTTCTCGACGATCCCATCCACGGTGACGAGTTCGAGCAGCGCGACAGCCGCTTCGTCATCGGGGGCAAGGTCGATAAGCGCTTCGCGTTCGATGCCATCGTCCCGGTGGAACTGCTGGTCGGTGCGGACACCCGCAACGACCTGATCGCCCCGGTCGGGCTGTATCACACCGAATTTGGACAGATCCGTTCAACCGTGCGGCAAGACCGCGTCGACGAGGAATCGCTCGGTGCGTTCGCCGAAGCGACGATCCACCCGTTGCCGACCGTTCGCGTCATCCTTGGCCTGCGCGGCGACGGCTATGCATTCCAGGTCAATTCGAGCATCGCGGCGAACTCGGGGCACGCGACCGCAGGGATCGTCAGCCCCAAAGCAGCGATCGCTTGGACGCCGTTAGAGCAGCTAGAATTCTACGCCAACTACGGAGAGGGTTTTCATTCGAATGACGGCCGCGGCACGACAATCACCATCAATCCGCAGGACGGCTCGCCCGCCGGCAAGGTCGATGCTCTGGTCAAGGCGCGCGGCTACGAAGCCGGCGTCCGCGCCCGCCCGGTCGACGGCCTGACGTTGACCGCAACCTACTGGTCGCTCCACTTCAATTCGGAACTGCAATATGACGGCGATCAGGGCGAAACCAGTCCCAATGGCCCCTCGCAGCGACACGGTTACGAGCTGAGCGCGTTCTACAAGCCCGCCGATTGGCTGACCGTCGATGGCCAGTATACCCGGTCATACGCCCGCTCGACTGACTTGCCGCCGGGACAGGATCACATCGTCAACGCGCTTGAAAGCGTGATTTCGGCCGGCGTGGTCGGTCATTATCGGAAAGCGTCGGCGGCAATCCGCCTGCGCCACTTCGGGCCGTATCCGATCATCGAAGACAACAGCGTCCGCGCCCGGCCGCTGACAGTAGTCAACGCGCGGCTGGGCTACGACCTGGGGCGGATCACGCTTGCCGCCGACCTGATCAATGCACTCGACGCGCATGACTATGAGATCGAATATTATTACGTCTCACGCCTTATGGGCGAGCCCTTGGCGGGTGTCGCCGACCGTCACGTCAAGCCAATCGAGCCGCGTCAGCTGCGCCTGTCTGCGACAGTGCGTTTCTAA